From a single Oncorhynchus gorbuscha isolate QuinsamMale2020 ecotype Even-year unplaced genomic scaffold, OgorEven_v1.0 Un_scaffold_1729, whole genome shotgun sequence genomic region:
- the LOC124023936 gene encoding bromodomain-containing protein DDB_G0280777-like: MASFSNATEATTVPQQVWHPNLKCCKRNHCAPATEGTDCVPSKCGIQLKCPCSRRNRPPCPSKCGIQLKCPCSRRNRLPCPSKCGILLKCTRSNRLPCPSKCGIHFTHQKQTTAMPQQVWNPFHTLQKQPTAMPQQVWNPFHTLQKQPTAVPQQVLHPTQMPLQQKQPTAVPQQVWNPFHTLQKQPTAFPQQVLHPTQMPLQQNQPTAVPQQVWNPFHTLQKQPTAMPQQVWHPALMPLQQKQPTAVPQQVWNPFHTLKKQPTTVLQQVWHPALMPLLQNQPNAEPQLGWHPAQFPQQKQLAPKPLLQKEPTTITQQPQQVWHPAQMSKNRTSTEPQQQKQPSTTPQQVWHPALMPLQQKQPTAVPQQVWNPFHTLQKQPTTVPQQVWHPALMPLQQKQPTAVPQLGWHPAQFPQQKQLAPKPLLQKEPTTITQQPQQVWHPAQMSNNRTSTEPQQQKATIHHAPASVASSSNSESEATGP, from the exons atGGCATCCTTCTCAAATGCCACAGAAGCAACCActgtgccccagcaagtgtggcatcctaaTCTCAAATGCTGCAAAAGAAACCActgtgccccagcaa cagaaggaACCGACTGCGtgcccagcaagtgtggcatccagctcaaatgcccctgcagcagaaggaaccgaccgccgtgccccagcaagtgtggcatccagctcaaatgcccctgcagcagaaggaACCGActgccgtgccccagcaagtgtggcatcctgcTCAAATGCACCAGAAGCAACCGACTGccatgccccagcaagtgtggaatCCATTTCACACACCAGAAGCAAACGACTGccatgccccagcaagtgtggaatccatttcacacactgcagaagcaaccgactgccatgccccagcaa gtgtggaatccatttcacacactgcagaagcaaccgaccgccgtgccccagcaagtgttgCATCCTActcaaatgcccctgcagcagaagcaaccgaccgctGTGCCTCAGCAAGTGTGGAATCCATTTCACACActgcagaagcaaccgaccgcctTTCCCCAGCAAGTGTTGCATCCTActcaaatgcccctgcagcagaatcaaccgaccgccgtgcctcagcaagtgtggaatccatttcacacactgcagaagcaaccgaccgccatgccccagcaagtgtggcatcctgctctaatgcccctgcagcagaagcaaccgaccgccgtgccccagcaagtgtggaatCCATTTCATACACTAAAGAAGCAACCGACCACCGTGctccagcaagtgtggcatcctgcTCTAATGCCCCTGCTGCAGAATCAACCGAACGCAGAGCCCCAGCTGGGGTGGCATCCTGCTCAGTTTCCCCAGCAGAAGCAACTAGCCCCTAAGCCTCTACTGCAGAAGGAACCAACCACCATAACCCAGCAACCTCAGCaggtgtggcatccagctcaaatgtCCAAGAATCGAACATCCACTGAACCTCAGCAGCAGAAGCAACCATCCACCacgccccagcaagtgtggcatcctgctctaatgcccctgcagcagaagcaaccgaccgccgtgccccagcaagtgtggaatccatttcatacactgcagaagcaaccgaccaccgtgccccagcaagtgtggcatcctgctctaatgcccctgcagcagaagcaaccgaccgccgtgccccagctGGGGTGGCATCCTGCTCAGTTTCCCCAGCAGAAGCAACTAGCCCCTAAGCCTCTACTGCAGAAGGAACCAACCACCATAACCCAGCAACCTCAGCaggtgtggcatccagctcaaatgtCCAACAATCGAACATCCACTGAACCTCAGCAGCAAAAAGCAACCATCCACCACGCCCCAGCAAGcgtggcatccagctcaaattCTGAATCAGAAGCAACCGGCCCCTGA